In Candidatus Chlorohelix allophototropha, one DNA window encodes the following:
- a CDS encoding (Fe-S)-binding protein, whose protein sequence is MADNIFDQKIIDNCVRCGLCLASCPTYVVKGVETSSPRGRISILNAVNKGNLHLMDAGVVSQIYECLDCRACEAVCPSGVQYGKLVESARDLIEKERAPRYSLQVRLIRAIALRGLFFRRWLFVAFAFLMLLYQRSGLQWLARKSGILKLLRLAAMEEMLPHIDFPFVRPGQKGWQAQGVEKHKVALFAGCIMSTAFSGIDSATGRVLAKNGTTVEVPKEQWCCGALQIHSGDTAGAQDLARRNIAAFEQSDTEYVIINAAGCGAALKEYDHLLHDDPEWRERAITFSRKVRDVSEYLAETGFTPPTANLDLEVTYQEPCHLAHAQRITSQPRRLLKAIPGLRLKEMEDSSLCCGSAGVYNLLNPTIANELVDRKLNNALATGAEVLCTANPGCHIQLEAGLKRQKKSMKVRHIVQLLDEAYRKEEN, encoded by the coding sequence ATGGCTGACAATATTTTTGACCAGAAAATAATCGATAATTGTGTACGTTGCGGACTTTGCCTAGCCTCTTGCCCCACCTATGTGGTTAAGGGCGTAGAAACCAGTTCACCACGTGGACGTATCTCCATACTTAACGCCGTCAACAAAGGCAACCTGCACCTAATGGATGCTGGCGTAGTTTCCCAAATTTACGAATGCCTCGATTGTCGCGCCTGTGAAGCAGTGTGTCCGAGCGGGGTGCAATACGGCAAATTGGTTGAAAGCGCGCGCGATCTAATTGAAAAAGAACGTGCGCCCCGTTACAGCTTGCAAGTGCGCTTGATAAGAGCAATTGCCTTACGCGGTCTGTTTTTCCGACGCTGGCTTTTTGTAGCTTTTGCCTTCCTGATGCTGCTATACCAGCGTAGCGGTTTACAATGGCTAGCACGCAAATCGGGTATTCTCAAACTCCTGCGCCTTGCCGCTATGGAAGAAATGCTGCCGCATATTGATTTTCCCTTCGTGCGTCCCGGTCAAAAAGGCTGGCAAGCGCAAGGCGTGGAAAAGCATAAAGTCGCACTTTTCGCAGGTTGTATAATGAGTACCGCCTTCTCCGGTATCGACAGTGCCACCGGACGAGTGCTGGCGAAAAACGGCACAACCGTTGAAGTACCAAAAGAACAATGGTGTTGTGGCGCATTGCAAATACATTCCGGCGATACAGCCGGGGCGCAAGATTTAGCCCGTCGAAACATCGCTGCTTTCGAGCAAAGTGACACAGAATATGTCATTATAAATGCAGCGGGTTGTGGGGCAGCGCTCAAAGAATACGACCATTTGTTGCATGATGACCCGGAGTGGCGCGAACGTGCCATTACATTTTCCCGCAAAGTGCGGGATGTGAGCGAATATCTGGCAGAAACCGGCTTTACCCCACCCACCGCAAACCTTGACCTAGAAGTAACCTACCAAGAACCCTGCCACTTGGCGCACGCGCAGCGCATTACCAGCCAACCGCGCCGCTTACTCAAAGCTATTCCCGGTTTGCGCCTCAAGGAAATGGAAGACTCCTCGCTTTGTTGTGGTAGCGCCGGAGTGTACAACCTGCTCAACCCGACCATCGCCAATGAATTGGTAGATCGCAAACTCAATAATGCCCTTGCCACCGGCGCAGAAGTGCTATGTACTGCTAATCCGGGTTGCCATATCCAGCTTGAAGCCGGGTTGAAGCGGCAAAAGAAGAGCATGAAAGTGCGCCATATCGTGCAGCTTCTGGACGAGGCGTACCGCAAGGAGGAAAATTAA
- the hemG gene encoding protoporphyrinogen oxidase, giving the protein MKVAIIGGGMAGLSATYYLQQLGQGAIDYVLIESSSQFGGKVSTIRESNFVVEGGPDSFHALKTAAVDLCRALNLDEELIGTNTEARKVFVWSRGKLRRMPEGVMLIIPTKITPFLKSGLISWPGKLRMGLDLFIPRRKDDSDVSLADFVRRRLGKEALDRIAGPMVAGIYVADADHMSLKSTFPRFLEMEKKYGSLLRGIITQKLETARSKKKEKDSLNTPGKAPNSNFLTLRGGLQRLPEALVEKLNPRSLLLNRKVETIRREGTTYDLTLDDGSHIKADAVVFATPTYVTSDIVKGLDSKLSEKLKTIRYVSTATVSLGYRRREVEHSLSGFGFVVPRSEKRKIIACAWSSTKFNWRAPEGYVLVRAFVGGASAEELAEQDEASLLQMVREEMRDSLGINATPILNKVFRWRKGNPQYDVGHEERVAEIDRLTTQHEGLYMAGAAFRGVGVPDCIADGKRVAQLIAEKAKTLVK; this is encoded by the coding sequence ATGAAAGTAGCAATTATAGGCGGAGGAATGGCAGGGTTATCTGCCACTTATTATCTGCAACAACTCGGTCAGGGCGCGATAGACTATGTGCTTATCGAAAGTTCGTCGCAATTTGGAGGCAAGGTAAGTACGATACGCGAGAGTAATTTTGTGGTTGAGGGTGGACCGGATTCGTTCCATGCTTTAAAAACGGCAGCAGTTGACTTGTGCCGCGCCCTAAATCTGGACGAAGAATTAATCGGGACAAACACCGAGGCGCGCAAGGTTTTCGTATGGAGTCGCGGCAAACTTCGCCGTATGCCCGAAGGCGTTATGCTCATCATCCCTACCAAAATCACTCCTTTCTTGAAATCGGGTTTGATTTCGTGGCCCGGAAAACTGCGTATGGGGCTAGATTTGTTTATACCTCGACGCAAGGACGATTCCGATGTCAGTTTGGCGGATTTCGTGCGCCGTCGCTTGGGCAAAGAAGCGCTTGATCGTATTGCGGGTCCGATGGTAGCAGGTATTTATGTGGCGGATGCCGATCATATGAGCCTAAAAAGCACCTTTCCGCGTTTTTTAGAGATGGAAAAAAAATACGGTAGCCTGTTGCGGGGAATTATCACACAAAAGCTAGAAACAGCCCGTAGCAAGAAAAAAGAGAAAGATAGCCTCAACACTCCCGGTAAAGCGCCTAATTCAAACTTCTTAACTTTGCGCGGTGGCTTGCAGCGATTGCCCGAAGCCCTTGTGGAAAAGCTCAATCCCCGGTCGTTGCTCCTAAACCGTAAGGTCGAAACGATCCGGCGCGAGGGCACGACTTACGATCTTACTTTGGATGATGGTTCCCATATAAAGGCAGATGCGGTAGTATTCGCCACTCCTACATATGTCACTTCCGACATTGTGAAAGGGTTGGATTCGAAGCTGTCAGAAAAGCTGAAAACGATTCGCTATGTTTCGACCGCTACTGTTTCGCTTGGTTACCGTCGTAGAGAAGTAGAACATTCCTTGAGTGGCTTTGGCTTCGTAGTGCCACGTAGCGAAAAGCGCAAAATCATTGCTTGCGCATGGTCATCTACCAAATTCAACTGGCGCGCGCCGGAAGGCTATGTACTGGTTCGTGCCTTTGTTGGTGGCGCTTCAGCGGAAGAACTGGCAGAGCAAGATGAAGCGAGTTTGTTGCAAATGGTGCGGGAAGAAATGCGCGACTCGCTTGGCATTAATGCTACTCCGATATTAAACAAAGTATTTCGCTGGCGTAAGGGAAATCCACAATATGATGTGGGACACGAAGAGAGAGTAGCCGAAATCG